The Ahaetulla prasina isolate Xishuangbanna chromosome 3, ASM2864084v1, whole genome shotgun sequence genome window below encodes:
- the TP53INP1 gene encoding tumor protein p53-inducible nuclear protein 1: MFQRLNNMFVGELSNLPSQEPEFSEKEEEEEWILVDFIDSCSNFSTVDEDEEEEVDDICKPPPDDHSPIFSCLPDSLDCLADASESCFIQLDSCPMEESWFITPPPCFTAGGLTTLKVETSPLENLLIEHPSMSVYAIHNTCHNLSKNNCDEKEEQEEEQEEEEVESHDESNQRSEAQSKMGQHVQCYIAALAAHSTFLEQSTKSFRPSQWIKEFSERQSLNRNCLRRQNLTRDPYARQLKSSGFFVHQPCQRQYNY, encoded by the exons ATGTTCCAGAGGCTGAATAATATGTTTGTGGGAGAACTCAGTAATTTGCCCAGCCAAGAACCAGAGTTCagtgagaaagaagaagaagaagagtggaTTCTGGTAGACTTTATCG ATTCCTGTTCAAACTTCTCTACGGTGgatgaagatgaggaggaggaagtggatgaTATCTGCAAACCACCTCCTGATGACCACTCACCCATCTTCTCTTGTCTGCCTGATTCCTTGGACTGCTTGGCAGATGCCAGTGAATCCTGCTTCATCCAATTAGACTCGTGCCCCATGGAAGAGAGCTGGTTCATCACTCCCCCTCCATGTTTTACAGCAGGTGGTTTAACCACTCTCAAAGTAGAAACCAGCCCACTGGAAAATCTGCTCATTGAACATCCCAGCATGTCTGTATATGCAATCCATAATACCTGCCACAACCTCAGCAAGAACAATTGTGATgaaaaagaagaacaggaggaggaacaggaggaggaggaagtggagtcCCACGATGAAAGCAATCAAAG ATCCGAAGCCCAAAGCAAAATGGGCCAACACGTCCAATGCTACATTGCTGCACTTGCTGCTCATTCAACTTTTCTTGAACAAAGTACCAAGAGTTTTCGTCCTTCCCAGTGGATAAAAGAGTTCAGCGAAAGACAATCCCTGAACAGAAACTGTCTCCGTCGCCAAAATCTCACCAGGGATCCCTACGCACGACAACTCAAGAGCAGCGGATTTTTTGTTCACCAGCCTTGCCAGCGTCAGTATAATTACTGA